A single window of Leishmania panamensis strain MHOM/PA/94/PSC-1 chromosome 35 sequence DNA harbors:
- a CDS encoding SNF7-like protein (TriTrypDB/GeneDB-style sysID: LpmP.35.3520), which translates to MQALGSIFHKTTPEEEVRKWTRNLRSEQRKIELQINKIQREETKVKMSMKQAAKQNDEVAVRMLAKEMIRSRKAVNRLYASKAQMNSVSMQLQNQSSQMKMSGSLKKSGEIMKEMNNLVKVKGIQQSMMAMGKEMAKAGLIEEIMNDTIDEALDDNISDTELEDEVNKVVMDVVQGQMDGARVGASRIPTAQQQQQEVAEEEGEDELMEKFNALRNS; encoded by the coding sequence ATGCAAGCGCTTGGCAGCATATTCCACAAGACGACgccagaggaagaggtgcgcaAGTGGACGCGCAACCTGCGCTCTGAGCAACGCAAGATTGAGCTTCAGATCAACAAGATCCAACGCGAGGAGACCAAGGTAAAAATGTCGATGAAGCAGGCAGCAAAGCAGAATGATGAGGTGGCGGTACGGatgctggcgaaggagatgATCCGCTCTCGCAAGGCGGTGAATCGATTGTACGCCTCCAAGGCACAGATGAACTCGGTGTCCATGCAATTGCAGAACCAGTCAAGTCAGATGAAGATGTCCGGCTCGCTcaagaagagcggcgagaTTATGAAAGAGATGAACAACCTAGTCAAGGTGAAGGGAATTCAGCAGTCCATGATGGCGATGGGCAAAGAAATGGCCAAGGCAGGGCTAATCGAGGAGATTATGAACGATACGATTGATGAGGCGCTAGACGACAACATCAGCGACACAGAGCTCGAGGACGAGGTAAACAAGGTGGTGATGGACGTGGTGCAAGGTCAGATGGACGGCGCACGCGTCGGTGCTTCTCGTATCccgacagcgcagcagcaacaacaggaagttgcagaggaggaaggagaggatgAGCTCATGGAAAAGTTCAATGCGCTGCGCAACTCGTAa
- a CDS encoding glycosyl transferase-like protein (TriTrypDB/GeneDB-style sysID: LpmP.35.3530) — MRTPHLWRPQTTSRPFSLERIFVINLDRRPDRWVAIQAVCARAGLPVERTERVPAIEGSLVDVNVAYRCGLVSALGLRRLKEPSEHHIWGMDLNKAALGCALSHIHLWARIAALGKVSNVSAEASAVVLPKQCFLVLEDDSTLADAKGSDSESPAASPSPPFLGQLQRRMSSVPPDWELVYVSGLDTARQCPHMQVAEGVAHVPQYHRTTNAYLVTPQGARRLLATCVPLTFQLDTVMTMNVGYPPGMVGVAGVKTLPYVLDPVCYTLQPPLMRQSTQLGTDIQH, encoded by the coding sequence ATGCGAACGCCTCACCTCTGGCGACCTCAAACGACTAGCCGCCCGTTCTCATTGGAGCGCATCTTTGTCATCAACCTGGACCGCCGCCCTGATCGGTGGGTAGCAATACAAGCAGTGTGTGCTCGCGCCGGTCTCCCAGTAGAGCGAACGGAGCGTGTTCCTGCTATAGAAGGCTCCCTCGTCGATGTGAACGTTGCGTATCGCTGCGGGTTGGTCTCTGCGTTGGGTCTGCGGCGACTGAAGGAGCCCTCGGAGCATCACATATGGGGCATGGACCTGAACAAGGCGGCTCTCGGGTGTGCGCTGAGTCACATACATCTCTGGGCACGCATCGCGGCCCTGGGTAAGGTGAGCAACGTGTCCGCCGAGGCGTCTGCGGTGGTACTGCCCAAGCAGTGCTTTCTGGTGCTGGAAGATGACTCGACACTAGCGGATGCCAAAGGCAGTGACAGCGAGTCACCCGCCGCATCGCCCTCACCTCCGTTTCTCGGCCAGCTTCAGCGCCGTATGAGCAGCGTGCCGCCAGACTGGGAGCTTGTGTACGTGAGTGGCCTCGACACAGCAAGACAATGCCCCCACATGCAGGTAGCGGAGGGTGTGGCACACGTGCCACAGTACCATCGCACGACGAACGCGTACCTGGTCACTCCTCAAGGTGCACGTAGGCTGCTCGCCACCTGTGTGCCCCTCACATTCCAGCTGGACACTGTAATGACAATGAACGTGGGCTACCCTCCCGGCATGGTTGGTGTGGCAGGTGTGAAGACGCTGCCTTACGTGCTCGATCCGGTCTGCTACACTCTCCAACCGCCACTCATGCGGCAGTCTACTCAGCTTGGCACCGACATCCAGCACTGA
- a CDS encoding hypothetical protein (TriTrypDB/GeneDB-style sysID: LpmP.35.3540), protein MLRLCARRLGNAKSASHVYELRTYVLAPEKYDSFHQLSMKYMPQRPRIGSCQGCWTVQLGGVNQYIQIWGYENLKHRYDCRKQLEQDQEWFRTYVKPADDMIISKSNALLRLVYREGNASTQSYKYLIQVSPHKEVELSGPSAILAATFQVIVGEEEGKYIHLVKGHNLDDVIPVTPTLGCSSKIMGPVRWSSTMNCLWR, encoded by the coding sequence ATgctgcgcttgtgtgctCGACGCTTAGGCAATGCCAAGTCAGCGTCGCACGTATACGAACTGCGCACCTACGTGCTAGCACCCGAGAAGTACGACTCCTTCCACCAGCTCTCTATGAAATATATGCCGCAGCGTCCACGGATTGGTAGCTGCCAGGGCTGCTGGACTGTTCAGCTTGGCGGCGTCAACCAGTACATTCAGATTTGGGGATACGAGAACTTGAAGCACCGCTACGACTGCCGCAAGCAGTTGGAGCAGGATCAGGAGTGGTTTCGCACATATGTAAAGCCGGCTGATGATATGATTATCTCCAAATCCaacgcactgctgcgcctggTGTACCGCGAGGGTAATGCCAGCACGCAGAGCTACAAGTATCTCATTCAAGTCTCCCCGCACAAGGAAGTGGAGCTGTCGGGACCGAGCGCCATTCTCGCGGCCACCTTCCAGGTTATcgttggcgaggaggagggcaagtACATTCACCTCGTGAAGGGGCACAACCTAGACGACGTTATTCCGGTGACGCCAACGTTGGGGTGCTCCTCCAAGATCATGGGTCCGGTGCGGTGGTCATCTACAATGAACTGCCTCTGGCGTTGA